The window AACGTTTGAAATCCTGTATTGCCTCCGGAGCGAATAGGATTACATGATCCATTCTGGCCAGATGATAGCCAGATAATGGCCGATTGTCAAGGGATAACTTCAAGCGGGAAGTAGCAATGCCGCCCCTGCCAGTCGTCGTAGACCCAGCCGGAGGTGCCGATGTGGATGGTCGGTTGCGGCATTTTAACTTAAGACCCTGATTCTAGAGAGGGCATCACCTAAAATATAATGAGCCAGATCGGACTTTTTCTGTATATTCCTTCTCCGTATTATGAAGCCTATTCCTGATCCCTATGATTATCTCATCATCGGTTCCGGCTTTGGCGGTTCAGTGGCGGCGCTGCGGCTGGCGGAGAAGGGCTACCAGGTGGCGGTGATCGAGCAGGGGCGGCGCTACCGGCCGCAGGACTTCCCCAGGACCAATTGGAACTTCCGTAAATTCTTCTGGCTGCCGCAACTGTTCCTGTATGGCATCCAGGCGATGACCCTGCTGAAGGATGTCTTCGTGCTGCATGGCGTGGGTGTGGGGGGTGGCAGCCTGGTGTATGCCGGCAACCTGCTGGTGCCGCCGGACGAGGTGTTTGATGACCCGGTCTGGGGTGGCACCGGGTGGAAGGAGCGGTTGGCACCGCACTACGAAACCGCCCGCAGAATGCTGGGCGCCGTCCAGAGCAAGGTGATAACCCCAGCCGATGAATACCTCAAGGAGTGCGCTGCCGATATCGGACGGGATGACACCTTCCACGTCAACGACGTGGGCATCTACTTCGGCGAAGAGGGGGTCACCGTGCCGGATCCCTTTTTCGCTGGCCGGGGACCCGAGCGCACCGGCTGTACCCTCTGCGGCGGCTGCATGGTCGGCTGCCGCTATGGCTCCAAGAACAGCCTGGACCTGAACTACCTCTACCTGGCGGAGCGTCTGGGGGTGGAAATCATCCCGGAGATGCGCGTGACCGACGTGCGTCCCTCGGCAGGTGGGGGCTACGAGGTGACCGCCCGACGGGTGACGGGGCTGCTAAGTCCCAAGGGGATCTATCGAGCCGGAGGGGTGGTCTTCGCCGGTGGCACGTTAGGTACGGTG of the Candidatus Neomarinimicrobiota bacterium genome contains:
- a CDS encoding GMC family oxidoreductase N-terminal domain-containing protein, with the translated sequence MKPIPDPYDYLIIGSGFGGSVAALRLAEKGYQVAVIEQGRRYRPQDFPRTNWNFRKFFWLPQLFLYGIQAMTLLKDVFVLHGVGVGGGSLVYAGNLLVPPDEVFDDPVWGGTGWKERLAPHYETARRMLGAVQSKVITPADEYLKECAADIGRDDTFHVNDVGIYFGEEGVTVPDPFFAGRGPERTGCTLCGGCMVGCRYGSKNSLDLNYLYLAERLGVEIIPEMRVTDVRPSAGGGYEVTARRVTGLLSPKGIYRAGGVVFAGGTLGTVRLLHRCKTLGSLPRISEQLGRLVRTNSEALVGAKARGKEVDYSKGLAITSGIYPDENTHIETVRYGKGQDAMSLLGTILVGGGRPWPRPVRFLGNIIRHPIKFLRSLWPFGWAQRTTILLVMQKISNYLHLEYRRRWWRLGG